A window of Candidatus Eisenbacteria bacterium contains these coding sequences:
- a CDS encoding glycogen debranching protein yields the protein MDRRSLEWLEADGLGGFAMGTAAGLRTRRYHAILQVATTPPTGRVTLVNGLEVWADTDHGAIALCTNTYAPEVVHPDGEARLQHFDAEPWPTWRYSVGDDRIVVAELLVPRGERRVALRWTLETASGGRPRGTAAIRLRVRPLMSGRDMHALHHESAAFRFEAEPAVGVVRWRPYESLPEILALTNGTYRHAPEWYRTFVYLEERARGLDHVEDLASPGEFSFDLAGGAAVMVLEAQLDVQPDAQPEAPATTAATAEALVARLRASERRRRRGFATRLHRAADAYLVQRGAGRTVIAGYPWFTDWGRDTFIALRGLCLAGGRLDDAGRILDEWAGEVSEGMLPNRFVEGAEAPEFNSVDASLWYVVAAHEWLLAMRASSRRVPRAQRERLLGAATAILDGYARGTRFGIRLDDDGLIAAGISGVQLTWMDAKVGDWVVTPRIGKPVEIQALWLNALRLAGEHSKRWSERFEHGLASFREQFWSESRGHLADVVDVDHQAGRVDWTFRPNQLFAIGGLPYALIDGDRAQRLLHACEERLWTPLGPRSLAPGEPGYAPRYEGGVLERDAAYHQGTVWPWLTGAFVDAWLRLHPDTDQARAQARERFLVPLLQHLDAAGLGHVSEIADAETPHRPRGCPFQAWSVGEVLRLQARLASADNTLVPRRVR from the coding sequence GTGGATAGGCGTTCGCTGGAGTGGCTCGAAGCCGACGGACTCGGCGGCTTCGCGATGGGTACGGCGGCGGGGCTTCGCACGCGGCGCTACCACGCGATCCTCCAGGTCGCGACCACTCCACCGACGGGACGCGTGACGCTCGTCAACGGGCTCGAGGTATGGGCCGACACCGATCACGGCGCGATCGCGCTGTGCACGAACACCTACGCGCCCGAGGTGGTGCACCCCGATGGCGAAGCTCGACTGCAGCACTTCGATGCCGAGCCGTGGCCGACGTGGCGCTATTCGGTCGGGGACGATCGGATCGTGGTGGCCGAGCTGCTGGTGCCGCGCGGCGAGCGTCGCGTCGCGCTGCGCTGGACGCTCGAGACCGCGAGCGGCGGGCGCCCGCGCGGCACCGCGGCGATCCGATTGCGTGTGCGCCCGCTGATGTCCGGCCGCGACATGCACGCGCTCCATCACGAGTCGGCGGCGTTTCGATTCGAGGCCGAGCCCGCCGTGGGTGTGGTGCGCTGGCGCCCGTACGAGAGTCTGCCCGAGATCCTCGCGCTCACGAACGGCACCTACCGGCACGCGCCCGAGTGGTACCGGACCTTCGTCTATCTCGAGGAGCGTGCGCGCGGGCTCGATCACGTCGAAGATCTCGCATCTCCCGGCGAGTTCAGCTTCGACCTCGCGGGCGGAGCGGCCGTGATGGTGCTCGAAGCGCAGCTCGATGTGCAGCCCGATGCGCAGCCCGAAGCCCCGGCGACGACCGCCGCCACCGCCGAGGCGCTCGTCGCGCGACTGCGCGCGTCGGAGCGACGGCGACGGCGCGGATTCGCGACCCGGCTGCATCGCGCGGCCGATGCCTATCTCGTGCAACGCGGCGCCGGGCGCACGGTGATCGCCGGCTACCCGTGGTTCACCGACTGGGGACGCGACACGTTCATCGCGCTGCGCGGGCTGTGCCTGGCAGGCGGACGTCTCGACGATGCGGGGCGGATCCTCGACGAGTGGGCGGGCGAGGTCTCGGAAGGCATGCTGCCGAATCGCTTCGTCGAAGGCGCCGAGGCGCCGGAGTTCAACTCGGTCGATGCTTCGCTGTGGTACGTGGTGGCGGCACACGAGTGGCTGCTCGCGATGCGGGCATCGAGTCGTCGCGTTCCCCGTGCGCAGCGCGAGAGGCTGCTTGGCGCCGCCACGGCGATCCTCGACGGCTACGCCCGTGGCACGCGCTTCGGCATCCGACTCGACGACGACGGCCTCATCGCCGCAGGTATTTCCGGCGTTCAACTCACGTGGATGGATGCGAAGGTCGGCGACTGGGTCGTCACCCCGCGAATCGGCAAGCCGGTCGAGATCCAGGCACTGTGGCTGAACGCGCTGCGTCTTGCGGGCGAGCACTCGAAGCGCTGGTCCGAGCGGTTCGAACACGGACTCGCGAGCTTTCGCGAGCAGTTCTGGAGCGAGTCGCGCGGTCATCTGGCCGATGTGGTCGACGTCGATCACCAGGCGGGGCGCGTGGACTGGACGTTTCGCCCCAATCAACTGTTTGCGATCGGCGGGCTGCCGTACGCCTTGATCGACGGCGATCGCGCGCAGCGACTGTTGCACGCGTGTGAGGAGCGGTTGTGGACCCCGCTCGGCCCGCGCTCGCTGGCGCCCGGTGAGCCCGGCTACGCGCCACGCTACGAAGGCGGAGTGCTGGAGCGGGACGCGGCCTATCATCAAGGCACCGTGTGGCCGTGGCTCACGGGCGCGTTCGTCGATGCGTGGCTGCGACTCCATCCCGACACCGACCAGGCCCGCGCCCAGGCGCGCGAGCGCTTTCTGGTGCCGCTGCTCCAGCATCTCGACGCGGCGGGGCTCGGGCACGTGTCCGAGATCGCCGACGCCGAGACCCCTCATCGGCCCCGTGGCTGCCCTTTCCAGGCCTGGTCGGTGGGTGAAGTGTTGCGTCTCCAGGCGCGATTGGCGTCGGCGGATAACACTCTCGTCCCGCGCCGCGTCCGTTAG
- a CDS encoding glucosidase yields the protein MSGRPDLEAEGLRLQEDETRTRNWKRWGPYLSERQWGTVREDYSADGTCWDYLPHDHARSRAYRWGEDGLLGISDREGRLCFALALWNGRDPILKERLFGLGGPEGNHGEDVKECYFYLDSSPTHSYMKALYKYPHAEFPYAKLVDENRARGKDDPEFELTDTGVFDDDRYFDVTAEYAKASPDDVLVRVTIENHGPEAAAIHVLPTLWFRNTWDWGRTGEGYWPKPEIRATGSTTMRAEHATLGAMRLEAAPGPFGLAPQLLFTDNRTNAARLFGGENSTPWVKDAFHEFVIRGESAAVNPSHVGTKAAACYRLEIPAQQRVTLRLRLVAENEAGPALFGPEFDAVFERRIAENDAYYALHLPAALTDDERTVARQGYAGLMWSKQFYHYVVQHWLEGDPSQPPPPPGRGTGRNSDWKHLYNRDVISMPDAWEYPWFAAWDLAFHTLPIARVDPNFAKQQLILFLREWYMHPNGQVPAYEFAFGDVNPPVHAWAVWRVYKMTGARGQRDRLFLERAFQKLLLNFTWWVNRKDLEGHHLFGGGFLGLDNIGIFDRSQPLPTGGHLEQADGTAWMAFYCSTMLSMALELASEDPAYEDVASKFFEHFIAITDAINTLGGTGLWDEQDGFYYDWLHHDGQKTPLRVRSMVGLLPLIAVENLEQHHLDLLPGFRKRMHWFVENRQDLSRHISYLEGGRGAKTGHGHRLLAIPSRERLQSVLKYMLDEKEFLSPYGLRSVSRVHAESPYCFWAEGKEFRVDYVPGESNTGLFGGNSNWRGPIWFPVNFLIVEALERYHHFYGDDFKVECPTGSGQWMNLGQVAVELARRLGSIFLPGVGGHRPVHAGDARYAEDPAWRDLVLFYEYFHGDSGRGVGASHQTGWTALAIPCLEMVARSRRDASSERPFTPAGRG from the coding sequence ATGTCCGGTCGCCCGGATCTCGAGGCCGAAGGGCTGCGCCTGCAGGAAGACGAGACGCGCACCCGCAACTGGAAGCGCTGGGGCCCCTACCTCTCCGAGCGCCAGTGGGGCACGGTTCGCGAGGACTACTCCGCGGACGGCACCTGCTGGGACTACCTGCCGCACGATCATGCGCGCAGCCGGGCGTATCGCTGGGGCGAAGACGGGCTGCTCGGAATCAGCGATCGCGAGGGGCGGCTGTGCTTCGCGCTGGCGCTCTGGAACGGGCGCGATCCGATCCTCAAGGAGCGGCTGTTCGGGCTCGGCGGACCCGAGGGCAATCACGGCGAAGACGTGAAGGAGTGCTACTTCTACCTCGACTCCTCGCCAACGCATTCGTACATGAAGGCGCTCTACAAGTATCCGCACGCCGAGTTCCCCTACGCGAAGCTGGTCGACGAGAACCGCGCGCGCGGCAAGGACGACCCCGAGTTCGAGCTCACCGACACCGGCGTGTTCGATGACGACCGCTACTTCGACGTCACCGCCGAATACGCGAAGGCCTCGCCCGACGACGTGCTGGTGCGCGTGACGATCGAGAACCACGGTCCCGAGGCGGCCGCGATCCACGTGCTGCCGACGCTGTGGTTTCGGAACACCTGGGACTGGGGCCGCACCGGCGAGGGCTACTGGCCGAAGCCCGAGATCCGTGCGACCGGGTCCACGACGATGCGCGCCGAGCACGCGACGCTCGGCGCCATGCGGCTCGAGGCGGCGCCGGGTCCGTTCGGGCTCGCGCCGCAGCTGCTGTTCACCGACAACCGCACCAACGCGGCGCGCCTGTTCGGCGGCGAGAATTCGACTCCGTGGGTCAAGGACGCCTTTCACGAGTTCGTGATTCGCGGTGAGTCCGCGGCCGTGAACCCGAGTCACGTCGGCACCAAGGCGGCCGCCTGTTACCGGCTCGAGATCCCGGCGCAGCAGCGCGTTACCCTGCGTCTGCGCCTGGTGGCCGAGAACGAGGCCGGCCCGGCACTGTTCGGCCCCGAGTTCGACGCGGTGTTCGAACGCCGCATCGCCGAGAACGACGCCTACTACGCGCTCCACCTGCCCGCCGCACTCACCGATGACGAACGCACCGTCGCGCGACAGGGCTACGCCGGACTCATGTGGTCGAAGCAGTTCTATCACTACGTCGTCCAACACTGGCTCGAAGGCGATCCTTCGCAACCGCCGCCACCGCCGGGGCGCGGCACCGGCCGCAACTCCGATTGGAAACACCTCTACAACCGCGACGTGATCTCGATGCCGGACGCGTGGGAGTACCCGTGGTTCGCCGCCTGGGATCTGGCGTTTCACACCCTGCCGATCGCGCGCGTCGATCCGAACTTCGCGAAGCAGCAGCTCATCCTGTTCCTGCGCGAGTGGTACATGCACCCGAACGGGCAGGTGCCGGCCTACGAGTTCGCGTTCGGCGACGTCAATCCACCCGTGCACGCGTGGGCGGTGTGGCGCGTTTACAAGATGACGGGGGCACGTGGACAGCGCGATCGGCTGTTCCTCGAGCGCGCTTTCCAGAAGCTGTTGCTCAACTTCACCTGGTGGGTGAATCGCAAGGACCTCGAGGGCCACCATCTGTTCGGCGGCGGCTTCCTGGGCCTCGACAACATCGGCATCTTCGATCGCAGCCAGCCGCTGCCGACCGGCGGGCACCTGGAACAAGCCGACGGCACCGCGTGGATGGCGTTCTACTGCTCGACCATGTTGTCGATGGCACTCGAGCTGGCGAGCGAAGACCCCGCTTACGAAGACGTCGCATCCAAGTTCTTCGAACACTTCATCGCGATCACCGACGCGATCAACACGCTCGGCGGCACCGGCCTGTGGGATGAGCAGGACGGCTTCTACTACGACTGGCTGCACCACGACGGCCAGAAGACGCCGCTGCGCGTGCGCTCGATGGTGGGATTGCTACCGCTGATCGCGGTCGAGAATCTCGAACAGCACCATCTCGACCTGCTGCCGGGATTCCGCAAGCGGATGCACTGGTTCGTCGAGAACCGTCAGGATCTCTCGCGCCACATCTCGTACCTCGAGGGCGGACGAGGAGCGAAAACCGGGCACGGGCATCGCCTGCTCGCGATCCCATCACGCGAGCGTCTGCAAAGCGTGCTCAAGTACATGCTCGACGAAAAGGAGTTCCTCTCGCCCTACGGTCTGCGTTCGGTGTCGCGCGTGCACGCCGAGAGTCCCTACTGCTTCTGGGCGGAGGGCAAGGAGTTCCGCGTGGACTACGTGCCCGGAGAATCGAACACCGGGCTGTTCGGCGGAAATTCGAACTGGCGCGGACCGATCTGGTTCCCGGTCAACTTTCTGATCGTCGAAGCGCTCGAGCGCTACCACCACTTCTACGGCGACGACTTCAAGGTCGAGTGCCCGACCGGCTCGGGGCAGTGGATGAATCTCGGTCAGGTGGCGGTCGAACTCGCGCGTCGGCTCGGCAGCATCTTCCTGCCGGGCGTCGGTGGCCATCGCCCTGTGCACGCCGGCGACGCTCGCTATGCCGAGGATCCGGCGTGGCGTGACCTGGTGCTGTTCTACGAGTACTTCCATGGCGACTCGGGACGCGGGGTGGGTGCGAGCCATCAGACCGGCTGGACCGCGCTCGCGATCCCGTGTCTCGAGATGGTGGCGCGCTCGCGACGCGACGCAAGTTCCGAGCGTCCGTTCACACCGGCAGGCCGTGGATAG